The following coding sequences lie in one Chelonia mydas isolate rCheMyd1 chromosome 6, rCheMyd1.pri.v2, whole genome shotgun sequence genomic window:
- the PLEKHG3 gene encoding pleckstrin homology domain-containing family G member 3 isoform X4: MFIWEEKISLPWLPVRISKLWESPRLPAVPCPGSDDRMPVCAAAGGHPPECPVSRMPMEGQDETPGHVPAQEGDALRVNQLHNSNNNASPGGWLGRKGSRSLSPFGPRAPAGARRNLSYLERVVLELVESERTYVEDLRSIVMDYLGKIIDTEELLLRPEQVSALFGNIEDLYELNSELLQDLDSCNSDPVAVARCFVDRSQDFDIYTQYCNNYPNSVAALTECMRNKHQAKFFRERQEQIGHMLPLGSYLLKPVQRILKYHLLLQEIAKHFDLEEAGYEVVEEAIDTMTCVAWYINDMKRRHEHAVRLQEIQSLLLNWKGPDLTTFGELVLEGTFRVSRVRNERTFFLFDRTLLITKRRGDHFICKSHIPCSSLMLIESTRDSLCFSVTHYKHSKQQYSIQAKSVEEKRVWTHHIKRLILENHHAIIPQKAKEAILEMDSSHPARYRYSPERLKKAKSCQPLDEVPPQARQGRRQSEPAKQIVKQLGEKGLKHADSAGALLEAGAPLQPTEGKGGAEEEEEEEEAAMGKEEEQALGQGSLEELAVSDSSEKEAGPEEEEEEGPVGEEQVADFASFLLAALHGWHCRANALLFSRGRTGKGTKGSQEPGSPENCHSAETASAILEAAPELSELNKEERPEEPPEVTRTPKPALLAQQREMEQERSLAMAENTEDLKPLSSEEEEEEEEEEEARARSILPPSVLDHASLIAEMFTSSFSRRSSLALEEGRPGGFLTPRLVSRSSSVLSLEGSEKGQGRSSAANSQGRVSPPGSARSGAASPGPAEPERTPCHRKESMLSQRDRLLLDKIKSYYECAEHRDAGFSIRRRESLSYIPKGLVRNSVCRLNSLPRPEQHADARRGAGGMGSGGRTAAWVLAGGPTAGPGAEPSAPVTEEEFRPPAEMVKVWEGMEQLSAGQPCPEGGSGEGTAGGGAAAWPLGRSQENGLDLHEPLLIPEDEELSAIAEESAGPSPESRSPTERAGPARLAGQLQRLAQQLGHPAKPPPRVPPLSEAELSECLKNKVYQLARQYSLRIRSRQPAGHRRFAELEELRSCAAPPPRDGHQEVKRNTGPRKPALSLAAFEQVVLPEYSPRTPLSAATSSQDKSPKHFSFSPSYPTSPGTGALPGPSSCSPLSPIMAETFPWPDVRELRSRYSIGTIFPSPRRAPPVNRSQSAPEKMVAELPGGAPGQEGWRGLEQSPGRGWRPEESPDTSARQRQRNQSAGSLHITAEAMLGDQRIIVLEKVPCGGEPPAPEEPPDAASYVQIRSPTSRERISLKAVAERCKAYQESDEYRRREEGPAPEPSRAAGWEQAATGQHGRVRNLREKFQTLNSAN; encoded by the exons ATGTTCATCTGGGAGGAGAAGatcagcctgccctggctccctgtCCGCATCTCCAAGCTCTGGG aaTCCCCCCGGCTGCCAGCAGTGCCCTGCCCCGGCAGCGATGACAGGATGCCCGTCTGCGCTGCGGCGGGCGGGCACCCCCCAGAGTGCCCAGTGAGCCGGATGCCCATGGAGGGGCAGGACGAGACCCCCGGCCATGTGCCAGCCCAGGAGGGGGACGCCCTGCGGGTCAACCAGCTgcacaacagcaacaacaacgcCTCGCCGGGAGGCTGGCTGGGCCGCAAGGGCTCCCGCTCCCTCTCGCCCTTCGGCCCCCGGGCCCCTGCTGGCGCCAGACGCAATCTGAGCTACCTGGAGCGCGTCGTGCTGGAGCTTGTGGAGTCGGAGCGCACCTACGTGGAGGACCTGCGCAGCATTGTGATG GACTACCTGGGGAAGATCATCGACAccgaggagctgctgctgcggccGGAGCAGGTCAGCGCGCTCTTTGGGAACATCGAGGATCTCTACGAACTCAACAG CGAGCTGCTGCAGGACCTGGACAGCTGTAACAGCGACCCTGTGGCTGTGGCCAGGTGCTTCGTGGACAGG AGCCAGGATTTCGATATCTACACCCAGTACTGCAACAACTACCCCAA CTCGGTGGCGGCTCTGACCGAGTGCATGAGGAACAAGCACCAGGCTAAGTTCTTCCGCGAGCGCCAGGAGCAGATCGGCCACATGCTGCCCCTGGGCTCCTACCTGCTCAAGCCAGTCCAGAGGATCCTCAAGTACCACCTGCTGCTCCAG GAGATCGCGAAGCACTTTGACCTGGAGGAGGCCGGCTACGAAGTGGTGGAGGAGGCCATCGACACCATGACCTGTGTGGCCTGGTACATCAACGACATGAAGCGCAGACACGAGCACGCCGTGCGGCTGCAG gAGATCCAGTCCCTGCTGCTGAACTGGAAGGGGCCGGATCTGACGACCTTCGGGGAGCTGGTGCTGGAGGGCACCTTCCGGGTGAGCCGAGTGCGCAACGAGCGCACCTTCTTCCTCTTCGACCGCACCCTGCTCATCACCAAGAGACGGGGCGACCACTTCATCTGCAAGAGCCACATCCCG TGCTCCTCCTTGATGCTGATCGAGAGCACCAGGGACTCGCTGTGCTTCAGCGTCACCCACTACAagcacagcaagcagcagtacAGCATCCAG GCCAAGAGTGTGGAGGAGAAGCGGGTCTGGACCCACCACATCAAGAGGCTCATCCTGGAGAACCACCACGCCATCATCCCCCAGAAG GCTAAGGAAGCCATCCTGGAAATGGACTCCTCCC ACCCCGCTCGCTACAGATACAGCCCGGAGCGGCTGAAGAAAGCAAAGTCGTGCCAGCCCCTGGACGAGGTGCCCCCGCAGGCACGGCAGGGGCGCCGACAGTCGG AGCCTGCCAAGCAGATTGTCAAGCAGCTGGGTGAGAAAG GACTGAAG CACGCCGACAGCGCCGGGGCCCTCCTGGAGGCCGGGGCGCCCTTGCAGCCAACTGAGGGCAAGGGGGgcgcggaggaggaggaggaggaggaggaagcagccatggggaaggaggaagagcaggccctggggcagggctcGCTGGAGGAGCTGGCTGTGAGTGACAGCAGTGAGAAGGAAGCCgggccggaggaggaggaggaggagggcccGGTGGGCGAGGAGCAGGTAGCGGACTTTGCGAGCTTCCTGCTGGCGGCACTGCACGGCTGGCACTGTCGGGCCAACGCTTTGCTTTTCTCCCGGGGCCGCACG GGCAAGGGGACCAAGGGCAGCCAGGAGCCAGGGAGCCCTGAGAACTGTCACAGTGCAGAGACGGCCTCGGCCATCCTGGAG GCTGCCCCGGAGCTCAGTGAGCTGAACAAGGAAGAGCGCCCAGAGGAGCCCCCCGAGGTCACGCGcacccccaagccagccctgctggcccagcagagggagatggagcAGGAGCGGAGCCTGGCTATGGCGGAGAACACAGAGGACCTCAAACCCCTcagcagcgaggaggaggaggaggaggaggaggaagaggaggccagGGCGAGGAGCATTCTGCCCCCATCCGTGCTGGACCACGCCAGCCTCATCGCCGAGATGTTCACCAGCAGCTTCTCACGGCGCAGCAGCCTGGCGCTGGAGGAGGGCCGGCCCGGGGGCTTCCTGACGCCCCGGCTGGTCAGCCGGAGCAGCAGCGTGCTGAGCCTGGAGGGCAgcgagaaggggcagggccgcaGCAGCGCCGCCAACTCCCAGGGCCGCGTCTCGCCGCCGGGCTCCGCCCGCAGCGGGGCTGCTTCGCCCGGCCCCGCGGAGCCCGAGCGCACCCCCTGCCACAGGAAAGAGTCCATGCTCTCCCAGCGCGACCGGCTGCTGCTGGACAAGATCAAGAGCTACTACGAGTGCGCGGAGCACCGCGACGCCGGCTTCAGCATCCGGCGCCGGGAGAGCCTCTCCTACATCCCCAAGGGGCTGGTGAGGAACTCGGTCTGCCGCCTCAACAGCCTCCCACGGCCGGAGCAGCATGCCGACGCCAGGCGGGGAGCGGGCGGGATGGGGAGCGGCGGTCGGACAGCCGCCTGGGTGCTGGCGGGCGGCCCCACCGCTGGGCCCGGGGCCGAGCCCAGCGCCCCCGTCACCGAGGAGGAGTTCCGCCCGCCCGCTGAGATGGTCAAGGTGTGGGAGGGCATGGAGCAGCTGAGCGCCGGCCAGCCCTGCCCggagggaggcagcggggaggGCACAGCTGGCGGCGGCGCCGCCGCGTGGCCcctgggcaggagccaggagaaCGGCTTGGACCTGCATGAGCCGCTGCTCATCCCAGAGGACGAGGAGCTGAGCGCCATCGCAGAGGAGTCGGCCGGGCCCTCGCCCGAGAGCCGGTCCCCCACGGAGCGGGCGGGGCCCGCCAGGCTGGCCGGCCAGCTGCAGAGGCTGGCGCAGCAACTGGGCCACCCCGCCAAGCCGCCCCCCCGGGTCCCACCACTCTCGGAGGCCGAGCTGAGCGAGTGCCTGAAGAACAAGGTGTACCAGCTGGCACGCCAGTACAGCCTGCGCATCAGGAGCCGCCAGCCAGCCGGGCACAGGCGCTTTGCCGAGCTGGAGGAGCTGAGGAGCTGCGCAGCACCCCCGCCACGTGACGGGCACCAGGAGGTGAAGAGAAACACAG GCCCGCGGAAGCCGGCGCTGTCTCTCGCGGCCTTCGAGCAGGTGGTACTGCCGGAGTACAGCCCCCGCACGCCGCTCTCAGCCGCCACCTCCTCGCAGGACAAGTCGCCCAAGCACTTCTCCTTCAGCCCCTCCTACCCCACCTCGCCCGGCACTGGCGCCTTGCCCGGCCCCTCGTCCTGCAGCCCGCTTAGCCCCATCATGGCGGAGACGTTCCCTTGGCCCGACGTGCGGGAGCTGCGCTCCAGGTACTCCATCGGCACGATCTTCCCCAGCCCGCGCCGGGCCCCCCCAGTCAACAGGAGCCAGTCGGCGCCAGAGAAGATGGTGGCAGAGCTGCCGGGAGGCGCCCCGGGGCAGGAGGGCTGGCGCGGGCTGGAGCAGAGCCCCGGGAGGGGCTGGCGCCCCGAGGAGAGCCCAGACACCAGCGCCCGGCAACGCCAGAGGAACCAGAGCGCTGGCTCGCTGCACATCACCGCAGAGGCCATGTTGGGCGACCAGCGGATCATCGTCCTGGAGAAGGTGCCGTGCGGCggggagccgcccgcccccgaggAGCCGCCCGATGCCGCCAGCTACGTGCAGATCCGCTCGCCCACCTCGCGGGAGAGGATCTCACTCAAGGCCGTGGCGGAGCGCTGCAAGGCCTACCAGGAGTCGGACGAGTACCGGCGGCGGGAGGAGGGCCCGGCCCCCGAGCCCAGCCGGGCCGCGGGCTGGGAGCAGGCAGCCACCGGCCAGCACGGCCGCGTGAGGAACCTGCGGGAGAAGTTCCAGACCCTGAACTCTGCCAACTGA
- the PLEKHG3 gene encoding pleckstrin homology domain-containing family G member 3 isoform X6: MFIWEEKISLPWLPVRISKLWESPRLPAVPCPGSDDRMPVCAAAGGHPPECPVSRMPMEGQDETPGHVPAQEGDALRVNQLHNSNNNASPGGWLGRKGSRSLSPFGPRAPAGARRNLSYLERVVLELVESERTYVEDLRSIVMDYLGKIIDTEELLLRPEQVSALFGNIEDLYELNSELLQDLDSCNSDPVAVARCFVDRSQDFDIYTQYCNNYPNSVAALTECMRNKHQAKFFRERQEQIGHMLPLGSYLLKPVQRILKYHLLLQEIAKHFDLEEAGYEVVEEAIDTMTCVAWYINDMKRRHEHAVRLQEIQSLLLNWKGPDLTTFGELVLEGTFRVSRVRNERTFFLFDRTLLITKRRGDHFICKSHIPCSSLMLIESTRDSLCFSVTHYKHSKQQYSIQAKSVEEKRVWTHHIKRLILENHHAIIPQKAKEAILEMDSSHPARYRYSPERLKKAKSCQPLDEVPPQARQGRRQSEPFHLRRRREQLPDGLRGSVGLGRAGRRKSEPAKQIVKQLGEKAGLKHADSAGALLEAGAPLQPTEGKGGAEEEEEEEEAAMGKEEEQALGQGSLEELAGKGTKGSQEPGSPENCHSAETASAILEAAPELSELNKEERPEEPPEVTRTPKPALLAQQREMEQERSLAMAENTEDLKPLSSEEEEEEEEEEEARARSILPPSVLDHASLIAEMFTSSFSRRSSLALEEGRPGGFLTPRLVSRSSSVLSLEGSEKGQGRSSAANSQGRVSPPGSARSGAASPGPAEPERTPCHRKESMLSQRDRLLLDKIKSYYECAEHRDAGFSIRRRESLSYIPKGLVRNSVCRLNSLPRPEQHADARRGAGGMGSGGRTAAWVLAGGPTAGPGAEPSAPVTEEEFRPPAEMVKVWEGMEQLSAGQPCPEGGSGEGTAGGGAAAWPLGRSQENGLDLHEPLLIPEDEELSAIAEESAGPSPESRSPTERAGPARLAGQLQRLAQQLGHPAKPPPRVPPLSEAELSECLKNKVYQLARQYSLRIRSRQPAGHRRFAELEELRSCAAPPPRDGHQEVKRNTGPRKPALSLAAFEQVVLPEYSPRTPLSAATSSQDKSPKHFSFSPSYPTSPGTGALPGPSSCSPLSPIMAETFPWPDVRELRSRYSIGTIFPSPRRAPPVNRSQSAPEKMVAELPGGAPGQEGWRGLEQSPGRGWRPEESPDTSARQRQRNQSAGSLHITAEAMLGDQRIIVLEKVPCGGEPPAPEEPPDAASYVQIRSPTSRERISLKAVAERCKAYQESDEYRRREEGPAPEPSRAAGWEQAATGQHGRVRNLREKFQTLNSAN, from the exons ATGTTCATCTGGGAGGAGAAGatcagcctgccctggctccctgtCCGCATCTCCAAGCTCTGGG aaTCCCCCCGGCTGCCAGCAGTGCCCTGCCCCGGCAGCGATGACAGGATGCCCGTCTGCGCTGCGGCGGGCGGGCACCCCCCAGAGTGCCCAGTGAGCCGGATGCCCATGGAGGGGCAGGACGAGACCCCCGGCCATGTGCCAGCCCAGGAGGGGGACGCCCTGCGGGTCAACCAGCTgcacaacagcaacaacaacgcCTCGCCGGGAGGCTGGCTGGGCCGCAAGGGCTCCCGCTCCCTCTCGCCCTTCGGCCCCCGGGCCCCTGCTGGCGCCAGACGCAATCTGAGCTACCTGGAGCGCGTCGTGCTGGAGCTTGTGGAGTCGGAGCGCACCTACGTGGAGGACCTGCGCAGCATTGTGATG GACTACCTGGGGAAGATCATCGACAccgaggagctgctgctgcggccGGAGCAGGTCAGCGCGCTCTTTGGGAACATCGAGGATCTCTACGAACTCAACAG CGAGCTGCTGCAGGACCTGGACAGCTGTAACAGCGACCCTGTGGCTGTGGCCAGGTGCTTCGTGGACAGG AGCCAGGATTTCGATATCTACACCCAGTACTGCAACAACTACCCCAA CTCGGTGGCGGCTCTGACCGAGTGCATGAGGAACAAGCACCAGGCTAAGTTCTTCCGCGAGCGCCAGGAGCAGATCGGCCACATGCTGCCCCTGGGCTCCTACCTGCTCAAGCCAGTCCAGAGGATCCTCAAGTACCACCTGCTGCTCCAG GAGATCGCGAAGCACTTTGACCTGGAGGAGGCCGGCTACGAAGTGGTGGAGGAGGCCATCGACACCATGACCTGTGTGGCCTGGTACATCAACGACATGAAGCGCAGACACGAGCACGCCGTGCGGCTGCAG gAGATCCAGTCCCTGCTGCTGAACTGGAAGGGGCCGGATCTGACGACCTTCGGGGAGCTGGTGCTGGAGGGCACCTTCCGGGTGAGCCGAGTGCGCAACGAGCGCACCTTCTTCCTCTTCGACCGCACCCTGCTCATCACCAAGAGACGGGGCGACCACTTCATCTGCAAGAGCCACATCCCG TGCTCCTCCTTGATGCTGATCGAGAGCACCAGGGACTCGCTGTGCTTCAGCGTCACCCACTACAagcacagcaagcagcagtacAGCATCCAG GCCAAGAGTGTGGAGGAGAAGCGGGTCTGGACCCACCACATCAAGAGGCTCATCCTGGAGAACCACCACGCCATCATCCCCCAGAAG GCTAAGGAAGCCATCCTGGAAATGGACTCCTCCC ACCCCGCTCGCTACAGATACAGCCCGGAGCGGCTGAAGAAAGCAAAGTCGTGCCAGCCCCTGGACGAGGTGCCCCCGCAGGCACGGCAGGGGCGCCGACAGTCGG agccCTTCCACCTCCGACGCCGCAGGGAGCAGCTCCCGGATGGACTGCGTGGCAGCGTGGGGTTGGGGCGTGCAGGCCGCAGGAAGTCCG AGCCTGCCAAGCAGATTGTCAAGCAGCTGGGTGAGAAAG CAGGACTGAAG CACGCCGACAGCGCCGGGGCCCTCCTGGAGGCCGGGGCGCCCTTGCAGCCAACTGAGGGCAAGGGGGgcgcggaggaggaggaggaggaggaggaagcagccatggggaaggaggaagagcaggccctggggcagggctcGCTGGAGGAGCTGGCT GGCAAGGGGACCAAGGGCAGCCAGGAGCCAGGGAGCCCTGAGAACTGTCACAGTGCAGAGACGGCCTCGGCCATCCTGGAG GCTGCCCCGGAGCTCAGTGAGCTGAACAAGGAAGAGCGCCCAGAGGAGCCCCCCGAGGTCACGCGcacccccaagccagccctgctggcccagcagagggagatggagcAGGAGCGGAGCCTGGCTATGGCGGAGAACACAGAGGACCTCAAACCCCTcagcagcgaggaggaggaggaggaggaggaggaagaggaggccagGGCGAGGAGCATTCTGCCCCCATCCGTGCTGGACCACGCCAGCCTCATCGCCGAGATGTTCACCAGCAGCTTCTCACGGCGCAGCAGCCTGGCGCTGGAGGAGGGCCGGCCCGGGGGCTTCCTGACGCCCCGGCTGGTCAGCCGGAGCAGCAGCGTGCTGAGCCTGGAGGGCAgcgagaaggggcagggccgcaGCAGCGCCGCCAACTCCCAGGGCCGCGTCTCGCCGCCGGGCTCCGCCCGCAGCGGGGCTGCTTCGCCCGGCCCCGCGGAGCCCGAGCGCACCCCCTGCCACAGGAAAGAGTCCATGCTCTCCCAGCGCGACCGGCTGCTGCTGGACAAGATCAAGAGCTACTACGAGTGCGCGGAGCACCGCGACGCCGGCTTCAGCATCCGGCGCCGGGAGAGCCTCTCCTACATCCCCAAGGGGCTGGTGAGGAACTCGGTCTGCCGCCTCAACAGCCTCCCACGGCCGGAGCAGCATGCCGACGCCAGGCGGGGAGCGGGCGGGATGGGGAGCGGCGGTCGGACAGCCGCCTGGGTGCTGGCGGGCGGCCCCACCGCTGGGCCCGGGGCCGAGCCCAGCGCCCCCGTCACCGAGGAGGAGTTCCGCCCGCCCGCTGAGATGGTCAAGGTGTGGGAGGGCATGGAGCAGCTGAGCGCCGGCCAGCCCTGCCCggagggaggcagcggggaggGCACAGCTGGCGGCGGCGCCGCCGCGTGGCCcctgggcaggagccaggagaaCGGCTTGGACCTGCATGAGCCGCTGCTCATCCCAGAGGACGAGGAGCTGAGCGCCATCGCAGAGGAGTCGGCCGGGCCCTCGCCCGAGAGCCGGTCCCCCACGGAGCGGGCGGGGCCCGCCAGGCTGGCCGGCCAGCTGCAGAGGCTGGCGCAGCAACTGGGCCACCCCGCCAAGCCGCCCCCCCGGGTCCCACCACTCTCGGAGGCCGAGCTGAGCGAGTGCCTGAAGAACAAGGTGTACCAGCTGGCACGCCAGTACAGCCTGCGCATCAGGAGCCGCCAGCCAGCCGGGCACAGGCGCTTTGCCGAGCTGGAGGAGCTGAGGAGCTGCGCAGCACCCCCGCCACGTGACGGGCACCAGGAGGTGAAGAGAAACACAG GCCCGCGGAAGCCGGCGCTGTCTCTCGCGGCCTTCGAGCAGGTGGTACTGCCGGAGTACAGCCCCCGCACGCCGCTCTCAGCCGCCACCTCCTCGCAGGACAAGTCGCCCAAGCACTTCTCCTTCAGCCCCTCCTACCCCACCTCGCCCGGCACTGGCGCCTTGCCCGGCCCCTCGTCCTGCAGCCCGCTTAGCCCCATCATGGCGGAGACGTTCCCTTGGCCCGACGTGCGGGAGCTGCGCTCCAGGTACTCCATCGGCACGATCTTCCCCAGCCCGCGCCGGGCCCCCCCAGTCAACAGGAGCCAGTCGGCGCCAGAGAAGATGGTGGCAGAGCTGCCGGGAGGCGCCCCGGGGCAGGAGGGCTGGCGCGGGCTGGAGCAGAGCCCCGGGAGGGGCTGGCGCCCCGAGGAGAGCCCAGACACCAGCGCCCGGCAACGCCAGAGGAACCAGAGCGCTGGCTCGCTGCACATCACCGCAGAGGCCATGTTGGGCGACCAGCGGATCATCGTCCTGGAGAAGGTGCCGTGCGGCggggagccgcccgcccccgaggAGCCGCCCGATGCCGCCAGCTACGTGCAGATCCGCTCGCCCACCTCGCGGGAGAGGATCTCACTCAAGGCCGTGGCGGAGCGCTGCAAGGCCTACCAGGAGTCGGACGAGTACCGGCGGCGGGAGGAGGGCCCGGCCCCCGAGCCCAGCCGGGCCGCGGGCTGGGAGCAGGCAGCCACCGGCCAGCACGGCCGCGTGAGGAACCTGCGGGAGAAGTTCCAGACCCTGAACTCTGCCAACTGA